In the Streptomyces formicae genome, one interval contains:
- a CDS encoding response regulator: MVQKAKILLVDDRPENLLALEAILSALDQTLVRASSGEEALKALLTDDFAVILLDVQMPGMDGFETAAHIKRRERTRDIPIIFLTAINHGPHHTFRGYAAGAVDYISKPFDPWVLRAKVSVFVELYMKNCQLREQAALLRLQLEGGGKSAAGDAKEPAGLLAELSARLAAVEEQAEALSKQLDEESADAAAVATAAHLERKLTGLRRALDALEPGTGSGTPSVPSQN; the protein is encoded by the coding sequence ATGGTGCAGAAGGCCAAGATCCTCCTGGTCGATGACCGGCCGGAGAATCTGCTGGCGCTGGAGGCCATCCTCTCTGCGCTCGATCAGACACTGGTGCGGGCATCGTCCGGGGAGGAAGCGCTCAAAGCACTACTCACGGACGACTTCGCGGTCATCCTGCTGGACGTCCAGATGCCGGGGATGGACGGCTTCGAGACCGCGGCGCACATCAAGCGGCGGGAGCGGACCCGGGACATCCCGATCATCTTCCTCACCGCCATCAACCACGGACCGCATCACACGTTCCGCGGTTATGCCGCGGGAGCGGTGGACTACATCTCCAAGCCGTTCGATCCGTGGGTGCTGCGCGCGAAGGTCTCGGTGTTCGTCGAGCTGTACATGAAGAACTGCCAACTGCGGGAGCAGGCGGCCCTGCTGCGGCTCCAGCTGGAGGGCGGCGGCAAGTCCGCGGCGGGCGACGCGAAGGAGCCCGCGGGTCTGCTCGCGGAGCTCTCGGCGCGGCTCGCGGCCGTCGAGGAGCAGGCCGAGGCGCTCTCCAAGCAGCTGGACGAGGAGTCGGCGGACGCGGCGGCGGTCGCCACCGCGGCCCATCTCGAACGCAAACTGACCGGGCTGCGCCGGGCTCTTGACGCGCTGGAGCCGGGCACGGGCAGCGGCACGCCCTCGGTCCCCTCGCAGAACTGA
- a CDS encoding DNA translocase FtsK, translating to MASRQSAAKKTPAKKAAAPTKAPAKKAAAKPPAKKSAAKKAPAKKAPAKKAPAKKPAPKPAPSPTGGVYRLVRAVWLGVAHGVGAMFRGIGRGAKGLDPAHRKDGLALLLLGIALIVAAGTWSNLRGPVGDLVEVLVTGAFGRLDLLVPLLLGAIAVRLIRHPEKPEANGRIVIGLSALVIGVLGQVHVACGSPARSDGMQAIRDAGGLIGWGASTPLIFTMGEILAVPLLVLLTVFGLLVVTATPVNAIPQRLRLLGVKLGVIQEEPEADDFTQDDERYEDQWREALPARSSRRRSAAPDAYEPDQAEQEALAKRRRPRRTPVQPDMDRPMDAVDVAAAAAAALDGAVLHGMPPSPLVADLTQGVSGEREEREQREERERAAPVPTARATDAPVPGKLKKKPQEAAESLVPDLTKSSPEAPRDLPPRAEQLQLSGDITYSLPSLDLLERGGPGKSRSAANDAVVESLSNVFTEFKVDADVTGFTRGPTVTRYEIELGPAVKVEKITALAKNIAYAVASPDVRIISPIPGKSAVGIEIPNTDREMVNVGDVLRLADAAEDDHPMLVALGKDVEGGYVMANMAKMPHILVAGATGSGKSSCINCLITSIMIRATPEDVRMVLVDPKRVELTAYEGIPHLITPIITNPKRAAEALQWVVREMDLRYDDLAAFGYRHIDDFNQAIRDGKLKTPEGSERELKTYPYLLVIVDELADLMMVAPRDVEDSIVRITQLARAAGIHLVLATQRPSVDVVTGLIKANVPSRLAFATSSLADSRVILDQPGAEKLIGKGDGLFLPMGANKPTRMQGAFVTEDEIHAVVQHCKDQMAPVFRDDVTVGSKPKKEIDEDIGDDLDLLCQAAELVVSTQFGSTSMLQRKLRVGFAKAGRLMDLMESRSIVGPSEGSKARDVLVKPDELDGVLAVIRGEAQP from the coding sequence ATGGCCTCACGTCAGTCCGCAGCCAAGAAGACGCCCGCGAAGAAGGCGGCCGCGCCGACGAAGGCTCCGGCGAAGAAGGCCGCTGCCAAACCGCCCGCGAAGAAGTCGGCGGCGAAGAAGGCGCCCGCAAAGAAGGCACCTGCCAAGAAGGCGCCCGCGAAGAAGCCCGCACCGAAGCCCGCGCCCAGCCCCACCGGGGGCGTGTACCGGCTCGTACGCGCCGTCTGGCTCGGTGTCGCGCACGGGGTCGGCGCGATGTTCCGCGGCATAGGGCGTGGCGCCAAGGGCCTCGACCCTGCCCACCGCAAGGACGGGCTGGCGCTCCTGCTCCTCGGCATCGCGCTGATCGTCGCCGCGGGCACCTGGTCGAATCTGCGCGGTCCCGTCGGCGATCTCGTCGAGGTCCTGGTGACCGGCGCTTTCGGCCGTCTGGACCTCCTCGTTCCGCTGCTGCTCGGCGCCATCGCCGTACGCCTCATCAGGCACCCGGAGAAGCCCGAGGCCAACGGCCGCATCGTGATCGGTCTGTCCGCCCTGGTCATCGGGGTGCTCGGGCAGGTCCACGTGGCGTGCGGCTCGCCCGCGCGCAGCGACGGCATGCAGGCGATAAGGGACGCCGGTGGCCTGATCGGCTGGGGTGCGTCCACGCCGCTGATCTTCACCATGGGCGAGATCCTCGCGGTGCCGCTCCTGGTGCTCCTCACCGTCTTCGGGCTGCTCGTCGTCACGGCGACGCCCGTCAACGCCATCCCGCAGCGGCTGCGGCTGCTCGGCGTGAAGCTCGGCGTGATCCAGGAGGAGCCCGAGGCCGACGACTTCACGCAGGACGACGAGCGCTACGAGGACCAGTGGCGCGAGGCGCTGCCCGCGCGCTCCTCGCGGCGGCGCTCCGCCGCACCCGACGCGTACGAGCCGGACCAGGCGGAGCAGGAGGCGCTCGCCAAGCGCCGCAGGCCGCGCAGGACTCCCGTACAGCCGGACATGGACCGTCCGATGGACGCCGTGGACGTGGCGGCCGCCGCGGCCGCCGCTCTGGACGGTGCCGTGCTGCACGGCATGCCGCCCTCGCCGCTCGTCGCCGATCTGACGCAGGGCGTGTCGGGGGAGCGCGAGGAGCGCGAACAGCGGGAGGAGCGCGAGCGGGCGGCCCCTGTGCCGACCGCGCGCGCCACGGACGCCCCCGTGCCCGGCAAGCTCAAGAAGAAGCCGCAGGAGGCCGCTGAGAGCCTCGTGCCGGACCTCACCAAGTCCTCGCCCGAGGCCCCGCGCGACCTGCCGCCGCGCGCCGAGCAGCTTCAGCTCTCCGGTGACATCACCTATTCGCTGCCCTCGCTCGACCTCCTGGAGCGCGGCGGGCCCGGCAAGTCGCGCAGCGCGGCCAATGACGCGGTCGTCGAATCGCTGTCGAACGTCTTTACGGAGTTCAAGGTCGACGCGGACGTCACGGGCTTCACGCGCGGACCGACGGTCACCCGGTACGAGATCGAGCTCGGCCCCGCCGTGAAGGTCGAGAAGATCACGGCCCTCGCCAAGAACATCGCGTACGCCGTCGCCTCGCCGGACGTGCGGATCATCTCGCCCATCCCCGGCAAGTCCGCGGTCGGCATCGAGATCCCGAACACCGACCGCGAGATGGTCAACGTGGGCGACGTGCTGCGCCTCGCGGACGCCGCCGAGGACGACCACCCGATGCTGGTGGCGCTCGGCAAGGACGTCGAGGGCGGCTACGTCATGGCGAACATGGCGAAGATGCCGCACATCCTGGTGGCCGGAGCCACCGGTTCCGGCAAGTCGTCCTGCATCAACTGCCTGATCACTTCGATCATGATAAGAGCGACGCCCGAGGACGTGCGGATGGTCCTCGTGGACCCCAAGCGCGTCGAGCTCACCGCGTACGAGGGCATCCCGCACCTGATCACGCCGATCATCACCAACCCCAAGCGGGCCGCGGAGGCCCTCCAGTGGGTCGTCCGCGAGATGGACCTGCGCTACGACGACCTCGCGGCGTTCGGCTACCGGCACATCGACGACTTCAACCAGGCCATCCGCGACGGCAAGCTCAAGACGCCCGAGGGCAGCGAGCGCGAGCTGAAGACGTATCCGTATCTGCTGGTGATCGTCGACGAGCTCGCGGACCTGATGATGGTCGCGCCGCGCGACGTCGAGGACTCGATCGTTCGCATCACGCAGCTCGCGCGCGCGGCCGGCATCCACCTGGTGCTCGCCACGCAGCGTCCCTCCGTGGACGTCGTGACCGGTCTGATCAAGGCGAACGTGCCGTCCCGGCTCGCCTTCGCGACCTCCTCGCTCGCCGACAGCCGCGTCATCCTCGACCAGCCCGGCGCGGAGAAGCTCATCGGAAAGGGTGACGGTCTGTTCCTGCCGATGGGCGCGAACAAGCCCACCCGCATGCAGGGCGCCTTCGTCACCGAGGACGAGATCCACGCCGTCGTCCAGCACTGCAAGGACCAGATGGCGCCGGTCTTCCGGGACGACGTCACGGTCGGCAGCAAGCCGAAGAAGGAGATCGACGAGGACATCGGCGATGACCTCGACCTGCTCTGCCAGGCCGCTGAGCTGGTGGTTTCCACGCAGTTCGGGTCCACGTCGATGCTCCAGCGCAAGCTGCGCGTCGGCTTCGCCAAGGCGGGACGGCTGATGGACCTGATGGAGTCGCGCTCGATCGTGGGCCCGAGCGAGGGATCCAAGGCTCGTGACGTTCTTGTGAAACCTGACGAGCTGGATGGCGTGCTGGCCGTGATCCGCGGGGAGGCTCAGCCGTAA
- a CDS encoding helix-turn-helix domain-containing protein — protein sequence MSIGNSPEDDRPSDDRLADEIPSGDRPADDRPSIGQVLQQARVAAGLTVDEVSSSTRVRIPIVHAIEQDDFSRCGGDVYARGHIRTLARAAGVDPAPLLAQYDEGHGGHPPAPTPAAPLFEAERIRSEPRRPNWTAAMVAAIVAVIGFVGFTAFSGGDDGDGSKSVAEGSTPAPSKTAEKPKPHKPADPKPDPSDSAVAGVPRDKVTVKVDAADGRSWISAKDHSGRTLFDGVLEQGQAKTFQDKQKIALVLGDAGAIQLYVNGKQVDNEFEPGQVERLTYTKGDPEVG from the coding sequence GTGTCCATCGGCAACTCCCCTGAAGACGACCGCCCTTCAGACGACCGCCTCGCGGACGAGATCCCTTCGGGTGACCGTCCGGCCGACGACCGGCCCTCGATCGGCCAGGTCCTGCAGCAGGCGCGCGTCGCCGCCGGCCTGACCGTCGACGAGGTCAGCTCGTCCACCCGCGTGCGCATTCCGATCGTGCACGCGATCGAACAGGACGACTTCTCGCGATGCGGCGGCGATGTGTACGCCCGCGGCCACATCAGAACGCTGGCGCGCGCCGCCGGTGTCGATCCGGCCCCGCTCCTCGCCCAGTACGACGAAGGGCACGGCGGACACCCGCCCGCCCCCACTCCGGCGGCGCCCCTCTTCGAGGCCGAGCGCATCCGCTCCGAGCCGCGGCGTCCGAACTGGACCGCCGCCATGGTCGCCGCGATCGTCGCGGTGATCGGTTTCGTCGGCTTCACCGCGTTCAGCGGCGGCGACGACGGCGACGGCTCGAAGTCGGTCGCCGAGGGCTCCACGCCCGCCCCCTCCAAGACCGCGGAGAAGCCCAAGCCCCACAAGCCCGCCGACCCCAAGCCCGACCCGTCCGACAGCGCCGTCGCCGGTGTCCCGCGCGACAAGGTCACGGTCAAGGTCGACGCCGCGGACGGCCGCAGCTGGATCTCGGCGAAGGACCACAGCGGACGCACCCTCTTCGACGGCGTCCTGGAGCAGGGCCAGGCCAAGACGTTCCAGGACAAGCAGAAGATCGCCCTCGTCCTCGGCGACGCGGGCGCGATCCAGCTCTACGTGAACGGCAAGCAGGTCGACAACGAATTCGAACCCGGCCAGGTCGAGCGCCTCACGTACACCAAGGGCGACCCCGAGGTCGGCTGA
- the rimO gene encoding 30S ribosomal protein S12 methylthiotransferase RimO, translating to MPERRTVALVTLGCARNEVDSEELAGRLEADGWQLVEDAENADVAVVNTCGFVEAAKKDSVDALLEANDLKGHGKTQAVVAVGCMAERYGKELADALPEADGVLGFDDYADISNRLGTILSGGSVEAHTPRDRRKLLPISPAERQDAQAAVALPGHAPVEAAVIPQDLPEGVAPASGPRAPLRRRLGTNPVASVKLASGCDRRCSFCAIPSFRGSFISRRPSDVLGETRWLAEQGVKEVMLVSENNTSYGKDLGDIRLLETLLPELAAVDGIERVRVSYLQPAEMRPGLIDVLTSTEKVAPYFDLSFQHSAPGVLRAMRRFGDTDRFLELLETIRSKAPQAGVRSNFIVGFPGESEADLAELERFLTGARLDAIGVFGYSDEEGTEAATYEQKLDQDVVDARLAHISRLAEELTSQRADERLGESVEVLVESLDEEEGPLGRAAHQAPETDGQIRLTGATGGAGLEVGRMVVAKVVGTEGVDLVAECPEEAGR from the coding sequence ATGCCCGAACGCCGTACTGTCGCCCTTGTCACTCTTGGCTGCGCCCGTAACGAGGTGGACTCGGAGGAGCTCGCAGGCCGCTTGGAGGCGGACGGCTGGCAGCTCGTCGAGGACGCTGAGAACGCGGACGTAGCCGTCGTCAACACCTGTGGTTTCGTCGAGGCCGCCAAGAAGGACTCCGTCGACGCCCTCCTCGAAGCCAATGACCTCAAGGGGCACGGCAAGACGCAGGCCGTCGTCGCGGTCGGCTGCATGGCCGAGCGGTACGGCAAGGAGCTCGCCGACGCGCTGCCCGAGGCGGATGGCGTGCTCGGATTCGACGACTACGCCGACATCTCCAACCGCCTGGGGACCATCCTGAGCGGCGGCAGCGTCGAGGCGCACACCCCGCGTGACCGGCGCAAGCTGCTGCCGATCAGTCCGGCCGAGCGGCAGGACGCCCAGGCGGCCGTCGCGCTTCCCGGGCACGCGCCCGTCGAGGCCGCGGTGATCCCGCAGGACCTGCCCGAGGGCGTCGCGCCCGCTTCCGGGCCGCGCGCGCCGCTGCGCCGACGCCTCGGCACCAACCCCGTCGCCTCCGTGAAGCTGGCCTCCGGCTGCGACCGGCGCTGTTCCTTCTGCGCCATCCCCTCCTTCCGCGGCTCCTTCATCTCGCGCCGGCCCTCCGACGTGCTCGGTGAGACCCGCTGGCTCGCCGAGCAGGGCGTCAAGGAGGTCATGCTCGTCTCCGAGAACAACACCTCGTACGGCAAGGACCTCGGCGACATCCGCCTCCTGGAGACGCTGCTTCCCGAGCTCGCGGCCGTCGACGGCATCGAGCGGGTCCGCGTCAGCTACCTGCAGCCCGCCGAGATGCGGCCGGGCCTGATCGACGTGCTCACCTCGACCGAAAAGGTCGCCCCCTACTTCGACCTGTCCTTCCAGCACTCCGCGCCGGGCGTGCTGCGCGCCATGCGGCGCTTCGGGGACACCGACCGCTTCCTGGAGCTCCTGGAGACCATCAGGTCCAAGGCGCCGCAGGCCGGTGTGCGGTCCAACTTCATCGTGGGCTTCCCCGGTGAGAGCGAGGCGGACCTGGCGGAGCTCGAGCGGTTCCTGACGGGCGCGCGACTGGACGCCATCGGCGTCTTCGGATACTCCGACGAGGAGGGCACCGAGGCGGCGACCTACGAGCAGAAGCTCGACCAGGACGTCGTCGACGCGCGGCTCGCGCACATCTCGCGGCTCGCGGAGGAGCTCACCTCGCAGCGCGCTGACGAGCGGCTCGGCGAGAGCGTCGAGGTGCTCGTGGAGTCCCTCGACGAGGAGGAGGGCCCGCTCGGCAGGGCCGCGCACCAGGCCCCGGAGACGGACGGCCAGATCCGCTTGACGGGCGCCACCGGTGGGGCCGGCCTGGAGGTCGGCCGTATGGTCGTGGCAAAGGTCGTCGGCACGGAGGGCGTGGACTTGGTGGCTGAGTGTCCAGAGGAGGCCGGCAGATGA
- the pgsA gene encoding CDP-diacylglycerol--glycerol-3-phosphate 3-phosphatidyltransferase, which yields MTGVPASASGGSGAQPVRGGKLGAAAVNQASLWNVANLLTMVRLLLVPGFVMLLLGNGGYDPAWRSFAWAAFAVAMITDLFDGHLARTYNLVTDFGKIADPIADKAIMGAALICLSWLGDLPWWVTGVILGRELGITLLRFWVIRYGVIPASRGGKMKTLAQGTAVGMYVLALTGPLATLRFWVMAVAVVLTVVTGLDYVKQAVVLRRQGMAEARESAAQAAEEAAK from the coding sequence ATGACCGGAGTCCCGGCATCCGCGTCTGGCGGCTCCGGCGCGCAGCCGGTGCGCGGCGGGAAGCTGGGCGCTGCGGCCGTCAACCAGGCCAGCCTGTGGAACGTCGCGAACCTGCTGACGATGGTCCGGCTGCTGCTCGTGCCGGGCTTCGTGATGCTGCTCCTCGGCAACGGCGGGTACGACCCGGCGTGGCGCTCCTTCGCCTGGGCCGCCTTCGCCGTCGCCATGATCACCGACCTCTTCGACGGCCATCTGGCGCGCACGTACAACCTGGTCACGGACTTCGGGAAGATCGCCGATCCGATCGCCGACAAAGCGATCATGGGCGCCGCGCTGATCTGTCTCTCCTGGCTCGGGGACCTGCCGTGGTGGGTGACCGGGGTCATTCTCGGGCGTGAGCTCGGGATCACGCTGCTGCGGTTCTGGGTGATCCGCTACGGGGTCATTCCGGCCAGTCGCGGCGGCAAGATGAAGACGCTCGCGCAGGGCACGGCGGTCGGGATGTACGTCCTGGCGCTGACCGGGCCGCTCGCGACGCTGCGGTTCTGGGTGATGGCGGTCGCCGTGGTGCTGACCGTGGTGACCGGACTCGACTACGTGAAGCAGGCCGTGGTGCTGCGCAGGCAGGGCATGGCCGAGGCACGGGAGTCCGCCGCTCAGGCGGCCGAGGAGGCCGCGAAGTGA
- a CDS encoding CinA family protein, whose protein sequence is MAARGETLAVAESLTGGLVAAEITAAPGASKVFRGSVTAYATDLKRDVLGVDGTLLAERGAVDPEVARQMAAGVRKALGADWGIATTGVAGPDPQDGQAVGTVYLAVVGPDAEGVRGYADGGAEGKVTAPRLNGDRSEIRRESVRSVLTLLLEQLSGERAENGRAQDTEQNGGN, encoded by the coding sequence ATGGCCGCTCGCGGCGAGACGCTCGCCGTGGCCGAATCGCTGACCGGGGGCCTGGTGGCCGCCGAGATCACGGCGGCGCCCGGGGCCTCGAAGGTCTTCCGCGGCTCCGTCACCGCCTACGCCACCGACCTCAAGCGGGACGTGCTGGGCGTCGACGGCACTCTGCTGGCCGAGCGCGGGGCCGTGGACCCGGAGGTCGCGCGGCAGATGGCGGCCGGTGTGCGCAAGGCGCTCGGCGCGGACTGGGGGATCGCGACCACCGGCGTCGCGGGCCCGGATCCGCAGGACGGGCAGGCCGTCGGGACCGTGTATCTGGCGGTCGTGGGTCCGGATGCCGAAGGCGTGCGCGGTTACGCCGATGGCGGAGCCGAGGGGAAAGTGACCGCTCCGCGGTTGAACGGCGACCGTTCGGAAATCCGTAGGGAGAGTGTACGGAGCGTGCTCACACTGCTTCTGGAGCAGCTCTCCGGCGAACGTGCCGAGAATGGGCGGGCACAGGATACGGAACAGAACGGGGGGAATTGA
- a CDS encoding helix-turn-helix domain-containing protein, with protein sequence MILLRRLLGDVLRRQRQRQGRTLREVSSSARVSLGYLSEVERGQKEASSELLSAICDALDVRMSELMREVSDELSLAELAESAAAEPVRAPVRPMLNSVSVAGVPPERVTIKAPAEAVDVVAA encoded by the coding sequence ATGATTCTGCTCCGTCGCCTGCTGGGTGACGTGCTGCGTCGGCAGCGCCAGCGCCAGGGCCGTACTCTGCGCGAAGTCTCCTCGTCCGCCCGAGTCTCGCTCGGCTATCTCTCCGAGGTGGAGCGGGGGCAGAAGGAGGCATCCTCCGAGCTGCTTTCCGCGATCTGCGACGCGCTTGACGTACGGATGTCCGAGCTCATGCGTGAAGTGAGCGATGAACTGTCGCTCGCCGAGCTGGCTGAGTCTGCAGCAGCGGAACCGGTGCGCGCACCGGTTCGCCCGATGCTCAATTCCGTCTCCGTGGCCGGTGTGCCACCGGAACGGGTAACGATCAAGGCGCCCGCGGAGGCGGTGGACGTCGTCGCCGCGTGA
- a CDS encoding Dps family protein: MYVVKSPLSDADLKTVSEALQGALVDLVDLSLVAKQIHWNVVGPRFRSVHLQLDEVVDTARQHSDTVAERASTLGVSPDGRAVTVAQSSGIGTVGDGWVKDADAVGTLVDALGAVITRMRERVEATGEADPVSQDIFIGITADLEKHHWMFQAENS, encoded by the coding sequence ATGTACGTCGTGAAGAGCCCGCTGTCCGACGCGGATCTCAAGACGGTCTCGGAGGCGCTGCAGGGCGCGCTCGTGGACCTGGTCGACCTGTCGCTGGTGGCCAAGCAGATCCACTGGAACGTGGTCGGCCCGCGCTTCCGCTCCGTGCACCTGCAGCTCGACGAGGTCGTGGACACGGCCAGGCAGCACTCCGACACCGTCGCGGAGCGCGCCTCGACGCTCGGCGTCTCGCCGGACGGCCGCGCCGTCACGGTGGCGCAGAGCAGCGGCATCGGCACGGTCGGGGACGGCTGGGTCAAGGACGCGGACGCGGTGGGGACGCTCGTCGACGCGCTCGGCGCCGTGATCACGCGGATGCGTGAGCGGGTCGAGGCGACCGGTGAGGCGGACCCGGTCAGCCAGGACATCTTCATCGGGATCACGGCCGACCTCGAGAAGCACCACTGGATGTTCCAGGCGGAGAACAGCTGA
- a CDS encoding SDR family NAD(P)-dependent oxidoreductase produces the protein MSLKAYDLTGRTAFLTGAASGIGRASALLLAEAGATVHCADRDAQGLHETAALVKESGGTAHVHPLDVSDRAQVDEAVAAAAQASGGRLDIMAAIAGIMHSSPVLETTDEDLDRVLNVNFKGVLYSCQAAARTMLEAATTTGTSPRGSIITMASGAVDTGGPGLLCYGAAKAAVVQLTKTLATEVGPHGIRVNAVAPGWIRTPMTHRHDAEAQTHTEGFMARRSPLGRVGEPDDVAHAVLHLASDASAFTTGQILRPNGGVAMPW, from the coding sequence ATGTCCCTCAAGGCGTACGACCTCACCGGACGCACCGCTTTCCTCACCGGCGCCGCCAGCGGCATCGGCCGCGCCTCCGCCCTGCTCCTCGCGGAGGCGGGCGCCACCGTCCACTGCGCCGACCGCGACGCCCAGGGACTCCACGAGACCGCGGCGCTCGTCAAGGAGAGCGGCGGCACGGCCCACGTCCACCCGCTGGACGTGTCCGACAGGGCACAGGTCGACGAGGCCGTGGCCGCCGCGGCACAAGCATCCGGCGGCCGCCTCGACATCATGGCGGCCATCGCGGGGATCATGCACAGCAGCCCGGTCCTCGAGACCACCGACGAGGACCTCGACCGCGTCCTGAACGTCAACTTCAAGGGCGTCCTGTACTCCTGCCAGGCCGCGGCCCGCACCATGCTCGAAGCAGCCACGACCACCGGCACCAGCCCCAGGGGCAGCATCATCACCATGGCCTCCGGCGCCGTGGACACCGGCGGCCCCGGCCTCCTCTGCTACGGCGCCGCCAAGGCCGCCGTCGTCCAGCTCACCAAGACCCTCGCCACCGAAGTGGGCCCCCACGGCATCCGCGTCAACGCCGTGGCGCCGGGCTGGATCCGCACCCCCATGACCCACCGGCACGACGCCGAGGCCCAGACCCACACCGAGGGATTCATGGCCCGCAGGTCACCCCTGGGACGCGTCGGCGAACCGGACGACGTCGCACACGCCGTACTGCACCTGGCCTCCGACGCCTCGGCCTTCACGACCGGCCAGATCCTCCGCCCGAACGGCGGCGTCGCCATGCCGTGGTGA
- a CDS encoding Fpg/Nei family DNA glycosylase: protein MPEGDTVHQAAKRLHAALAGRGITRSDLRVPKLATVDLTGRAVLDVTPRGKHLLTRIEGGLTLHSHLRMDGSWRVYAPGERWRGGPGHQIRAIIGNPEHIAVGYRLPVLELLRTADEHKAVGHLGPDLLGPDWNPDRALANLLATPDRPLGEALLDQRNLAGIGNIYKSELCFVLGVTPWLPVGELSEDTAARLPVLAQKLLEANRDRPSRTTTGRPRPDQRLYVYGRAPRPCLRCGTSVRTAEQGDGSRSRPTYWCPTCQQGPTP from the coding sequence ATGCCCGAAGGAGACACCGTCCACCAAGCGGCCAAGCGACTGCACGCCGCGCTGGCCGGGCGCGGCATCACTCGGTCCGACCTCCGCGTCCCCAAGCTCGCGACGGTCGACCTCACCGGGCGTGCCGTCCTGGACGTGACCCCGCGCGGCAAGCACCTCCTCACCCGCATCGAGGGTGGCCTCACCCTGCACTCCCACCTCCGCATGGACGGCTCCTGGCGCGTGTACGCCCCTGGCGAGCGCTGGCGAGGCGGTCCCGGGCACCAGATCCGGGCGATCATCGGCAACCCCGAGCACATCGCCGTCGGCTACCGCCTGCCCGTGCTCGAACTGCTCCGCACCGCCGACGAGCACAAGGCCGTGGGCCACCTGGGCCCCGACCTCCTCGGCCCCGACTGGAACCCCGACCGCGCCCTCGCCAACCTCCTCGCGACCCCCGACCGCCCGCTCGGCGAAGCCCTCCTCGACCAGCGGAACCTCGCGGGCATCGGCAACATCTACAAGAGCGAGCTCTGTTTCGTACTCGGCGTCACCCCGTGGCTCCCCGTCGGCGAGCTCTCCGAAGACACGGCCGCCCGCCTGCCCGTCCTGGCCCAGAAGCTCCTGGAAGCCAACCGCGACCGCCCCTCGCGCACCACCACAGGACGCCCCCGCCCCGACCAGCGCCTGTACGTCTACGGCCGCGCGCCCCGCCCCTGCCTCCGCTGCGGCACCTCCGTGCGCACCGCCGAACAGGGCGACGGCTCCCGCAGCCGTCCCACGTACTGGTGCCCCACCTGCCAGCAGGGCCCCACCCCCTGA